Part of the Spinacia oleracea cultivar Varoflay chromosome 5, BTI_SOV_V1, whole genome shotgun sequence genome, CTAAAATCTAAGGGTGCTAAGGCTATCTTGCAAGCACTTAATGATATGTTAGGActgttgttttatgtttttatggAGCATCATGCATTTCCTCTGTAACCAAAGACAAGATCAAAGTGTGTGACAGAATTGTGTTATCATGCAAGTGCATAAAAATATCTTTATTTGGTAACCTCACCTTAGGCTTGCATGATACACTCTTGTAACCACCTTGGGTAAACATTAAGTTTGAGAGAAGACGTTCATGAAGAATAAATAGTGCTAATAAAAACAAAAGGATGCTTCTTCGGAACAAACATATTTTGGTATGAGATGACACAATCATATTTTTTCTATAAAGTCAAGCAGATATAAAAATTCTAATGCTTAATCACATGTTTATGTAATCTGAAGAAGAGTTCTCAAATTTGAAGTTTTCTGTGTGTTGTGAAGGGTGGCTGACAGCTGTAACAAGGAAAAGAATGGAGAGAAGCAACCTGTTCAAAGCTGTCAAGATGGTGAATCTCTGCTAGATAGTACACAGCATGAGTGTGCACCCCCACTTCCAGTCATTATGGCCGGAAAGCCTGCTTCCTCTCCTTGCAACCTCACCACACCATCCCACAACTCCCTTGAAACAGAGGATTCAATCATCAAGTGCAAGCCCGACTCCCAACCTTCCAATTCGTCTAAAATAAAGAAATTGAAACTGCTGCAGATTTGTACTCACCAGAAGGTAATCTGGTCAGATCTCCCTCAACCATTGCTTCAGTCTATCATCAAATTCCTGGGAAATGATGTTAACAGCTTGCGCAGTTTCCGATCAGTCTGCAAGAAATGGCGGAAATCAACCGCTTTTTCTGTGTCCACTTCCATCAACAACACGTGCTTCTCTTCTTCAATCATTCTCCTCCGCCCCCGCGGTGTCTCTGGCTCTAGTTGTACGCCGTGGATGGTGTTTTCCGTCAAGATGTCTGAAGGTACTAATCTCTTTTTCCACCCTTTCTTTGGTACTCCTCTCATTAATATCCCCCAAAACCTCGATTTATCTCAATTTCACACTTCCCAGATCTTCGTAGCCAAGCATAAGCTTGTTATCAGCAATATTAATAGCCTTTCACCACTTTTCAGCGTTGAGAGTTTGATGTGGTTATACAGAATTTATGATTACGAGTCCAAAGGgattaaatatttatctatGATAAAAGGTGAATGTTGGGATGAACAAActgatgatattgttgatttTAGGCGGTCGATTTGTTCAATCGACCGCAAAGGAAACATATACCACTTGTATTCAAGTACGAAATTTCCAGTTTCTAAAACACTCCATTGTGCTGCTGCCTGTTACGAGATGGAATTACATGAAATTAGTTATCGTAAGCGCCTTGTCACATCTCCATCATGTTTTAAGAATTTGTATTTGGTTGCGAGGAAGAAGGAAACATTCAAGGTTTACCAGTTATCTATGCAATGTTGGTTATCAAAGTCATGGAACTGTGTTGAGGTTCAGAGCTTTGGGAATAAAGATGGTGGTCTGGTGCTGTTTGTCACCAGAGATTACATTTTCTTTGCTTCTGCTGAAGAATTCCCTGGTTGTCAGTTAAGGAATTGCATTGTTTTCACCCATGATGCTTTCCCTTCTTATTCTGGTGTTGATTTTGAGATCCCTAAAGATAAGGGAGGGATTTACTTATACCAGCTTGGAGGAAATTCTCATGCTTTCATGCCCATTTCATCTTACCCGGGTTTCCCTCTTCATCTTTGCTCACCTCCTTCTTGGGTTTTTCAGGTCCCTCCCTCACAATCCCATAGGTAAGTAATTTATGACCATCAATGATCTTCTATTCCTTTTAACATACAGTTTTAACATGTACTGttcttcattttttatttttattttactgtTTCCACACTTGAAAACCTTTATTTGGAATAGCACTTGTGGAATGTGTCATATGTTGCACGGAATCTGAACTTAGAAAAGGGAAACAAGTTAACACAAATTCAATTATAGGAAAtgcggaaacttacaaattgaatttataatcaattattttgtttagaaatctAAAGTTCCTTGTAATGGTTTTAACAGTAATGTGTAGATGAAGAAGTTGCTAGGTTAGGTATGTATAAACAGACTACTCAAAGAGAAGGTTGTTTTCAAGACTTGAAAGGTATTTAAGGGTAagaatttttagtcataaataaAGGACTTCCTCTGGTTTTTCGAGTTCTCTTAAAAAAGAAACTTAATCTCCATGACGTTTTCTGTGCACAAAGCTTGTCAATAAGCATCTTTTGTCCCGAAGGTTGTGCTGGTTAGAGATATGTCACATATGTTGTAGTGTTTTTTGTGTATTCGAGATATAGGCCTTGTTGGTTTGAATTAGAGACAATAGTTTCCTGTTTTTCCTCATTTGAAGCGTTTTTTGGTAACCTTG contains:
- the LOC110780418 gene encoding uncharacterized protein isoform X5 yields the protein MDGVFRQYRPREKNMLKIFECNNGRSRRTWSFFQILSFGGKSGHGLVLFATRDYSFFVPTEQFPGSRLKDCIVFTHDAFPPYSGVVDLVIPKVSGGIYICKIGRNTHSFIPICSYPGFPLHLCSPPSWVFEFPKSQSHRVADSCNKEKNGEKQPVQSCQDGESLLDSTQHECAPPLPVIMAGKPASSPCNLTTPSHNSLETEDSIIKCKPDSQPSNSSKIKKLKLLQICTHQKVIWSDLPQPLLQSIIKFLGNDVNSLRSFRSVCKKWRKSTAFSVSTSINNTCFSSSIILLRPRGVSGSSCTPWMVFSVKMSEGTNLFFHPFFGTPLINIPQNLDLSQFHTSQIFVAKHKLVISNINSLSPLFSVESLMWLYRIYDYESKGIKYLSMIKGECWDEQTDDIVDFRRSICSIDRKGNIYHLYSSTKFPVSKTLHCAAACYEMELHEISYRKRLVTSPSCFKNLYLVARKKETFKVYQLSMQCWLSKSWNCVEVQSFGNKDGGLVLFVTRDYIFFASAEEFPGCQLRNCIVFTHDAFPSYSGVDFEIPKDKGGIYLYQLGGNSHAFMPISSYPGFPLHLCSPPSWVFQVPPSQSHRVADKEKNEEKQPVQSCEDGASLQERTQHECAPPFEPEPETQISEISAVSADEKNTTGSPTMNAINHLADEDPEISREDILHSVSRAYITSANQSNRSDSSTIKFEGLDIKPSLVPTLQKIWSKHGNIIEDSVMCNGDMIARALESLATMVLILEGNSVRSLSDCQVDYLSSALSDLKCMRFKVDWLIPCVEKAVGLYKSKPVIETLNKLSQLEDQAKERRSNLLAELDKLDGIQKELKEDKANLSKMISFSGEVDMDLDIPLGGGLS
- the LOC110780418 gene encoding uncharacterized protein isoform X6, which codes for MDGVFRQYRPRVADSCNKEKNGEKQPVQSCQDGESLLDSTQHECAPPLPVIMAGKPASSPCNLTTPSHNSLETEDSIIKCKPDSQPSNSSKIKKLKLLQICTHQKVIWSDLPQPLLQSIIKFLGNDVNSLRSFRSVCKKWRKSTAFSVSTSINNTCFSSSIILLRPRGVSGSSCTPWMVFSVKMSEGTNLFFHPFFGTPLINIPQNLDLSQFHTSQIFVAKHKLVISNINSLSPLFSVESLMWLYRIYDYESKGIKYLSMIKGECWDEQTDDIVDFRRSICSIDRKGNIYHLYSSTKFPVSKTLHCAAACYEMELHEISYRKRLVTSPSCFKNLYLVARKKETFKVYQLSMQCWLSKSWNCVEVQSFGNKDGGLVLFVTRDYIFFASAEEFPGCQLRNCIVFTHDAFPSYSGVDFEIPKDKGGIYLYQLGGNSHAFMPISSYPGFPLHLCSPPSWVFQVPPSQSHRVADKEKNEEKQPVQSCEDGASLQERTQHECAPPFEPEPETQISEISAVSADEKNTTGSPTMNAINHLADEDPEISREDILHSVSRAYITSANQSNRSDSSTIKFEGLDIKPSLVPTLQKIWSKHGNIIEDSVMCNGDMIARALESLATMVLILEGNSVRSLSDCQVDYLSSALSDLKCMRFKVDWLIPCVEKAVGLYKSKPVIETLNKLSQLEDQAKERRSNLLAELDKLDGIQKELKEDKANLSKMISFSGEVDMDLDIPLGGGLS